One segment of Drosophila ananassae strain 14024-0371.13 chromosome 3R, ASM1763931v2, whole genome shotgun sequence DNA contains the following:
- the LOC6506403 gene encoding general transcriptional corepressor trfA isoform X1 — MEEKQAKDESFSPVCNVEDCSSRNSIENSPPTEDSNEIFKQSVFAFKPFEHSLHGLTDFSSLEASSLDDQKDVPSIPLPVDETAKSLVIGIVEEVICLTTTTMKGNEADNADIPEPKLSPDNPDLQPEENSNGKKAVVGEIEELNRSFSEKVDSQPKESNIAELLEPKLSFNENPEAPPEEENEKKADISNPECSPTKTDNLGNESLDETAFSKDLLSSTILKEKENDMSDTTLTPEKTANKPEESFEKAEQNELLESGELQDSTLEPGQLSDKTIIASKGSDLEDGEVSGGDDDVKSNPTDVFQADVPICRFYVRSACTWGRNCRFRHPEPTPKGKYQMFENKVLPVATSAPLPPTWSGFIPPSVDPYQPERLARPRQTTPSPYCLNDMDTDPYYSHNQIEVHERAPLLPTPTFTYVAPPQKILHYPVEMERSIRREPAPPPPPPPPPPKQRPVVWESRHSSSSPSSTTLQESPTSSSSLLISPPRCLHSARRPSVIRKPSPYRRTIRPEPKRRRLSSSSSSSSTTTDSGSSNTSREIKSKESRKRRSNNSTSRHRERHSSRTPVHTSSKRATPGAPKKSRLEDEKSESAKKKQSRQEYLLMKLLKVEKQIAKKKEQNRTLKSSLNKF, encoded by the exons ATGGAGGAAAAACAAGCTAAGGACGAGTCCTTTAGCCCCGTTTGCAACGTAGAGGATTGTTCAAG TCgaaattcaattgaaaactCTCCGCCTACGGAGGACtctaatgaaatttttaaacaatcaGTTTTTGCATTCAAACCATTTGAACATTCTTTACATGGCTTAACGGATTTCAGTTCCTTGGAAGCTTCCTCCCTAGATGATCAAAAAGATGTGCCTTCAATTCCGCTTCCCGTGGACGAAACCGCCAAAAGTTTAGTTATCGGAATAGTCGAAGAGGTGATCTGCCTAACTACTACAACTATGAAAGGAAACGAAGCTGACAATGCAGACATCCCAGAACCAAAGCTTTCACCTGATAACCCCGATCTTCAGCCGGAAGAAAACAGCAACGGGAAGAAAGCAGTCGTTGGAGAAATAGAGGAACTAAACCGCTCTTTTTCAGAGAAAGTTGATTCTCAGCCAAAAGAAAGCAACATTGCAGAACTCCTGGAACCAAAGCTTTCTTTTAATGAAAACCCTGAAGCTCCGCCTGAAGAAGAGAATGAAAAGAAAGCTGACATTTCAAACCCTGAATGTTCGCCTACTAAAACAGACAACTTGGGAAATGAATCTCTTGATGAAACTGCCTTTTCTAAGGACCTTCTTAGTTCTACGATTTTGAAAGAGAAGGAAAATGACATGTCAGACACTACTTTAACTCCAGAAAAAACTGCGAATAAGCCTGAAGAAAGCTTCGAAAAAGCCGAACAGAATGAACTCCTCGAATCTGGTGAACTGCAAGATTCCACCTTGGAACCTGGACAACTGTCTGATAAAACAATTATAGCTTCAAAGGGGTCTGACCTAGAGGACGGCGAAGTGTCCGGGGGAGATGATGATGTTAAATCCAATCCCACTGATGTATTTCAAGCCGATGTGCCGATTTGTCGCTTCTATGTGCGCAGTGCCTGTACTTGGGGCAGAAATTGTCGTTTTCGGCATCCGGAACCCACTCCTAAGGGCAAATATCAGATGTTTGAAAATAAGGTGCTGCCTGTCGCTACCTCCGCTCCTCTGCCACCAA cgtGGTCTGGTTTTATACCGCCAAGTGTGGATCCTTACCAGCCGGAGAGATTAGCTAGGCCACGACAAACAACTCCATCTCCGTACTGTCTCAATGATATGGATACGGATCCCTATTACTCACATAATCAAATAGAAGTCCACGAACGAGCTCCTCTTCTGCCAACACCCACCTTTACTTATGTCGCTCCACCGCAAAAGATTCTTCATTATCCTGTTGAAATGGAGCGGTCTATTCGAAGAGAGCCAGcaccgccaccaccgcctccaccgccaccgcccAAACAGAGGCCGGTGGTTTGGGAAAGCCGACACAGCAGCAGTTCTCCATCTTCAACCACTCTGCAGGAGTCGCCCACGAGCAGCAGCTCTCTCCTGATTTCACCGCCTCGTTGCTTGCATTCCGCAAGACGGCCCAGTGTTATTCGAAAACCCTCGCCGTACCGTCGCACCATTCGCCCAGAGCCGAAAAGACGCCGTCTCAGTTCTAGCTCCTCGAGTTCGAGTACCACAACCGATTCTGGTAGCTCCAACACTTCAAGGGAGATAAAGTCGAAAGAATCGAGAAAGAGACGATCCAATAATTCGACTTCTCGACATCGTGAAAGGCACAGTTCTCGGACTCCAGTCCACACTTCATCGAAAAGGGCCACACCCGGTGCTCCAAAGAAATCGCGTCTGGAGGACGAAAAGTCTGAGAGTGCCAAAAAGAAGCAAAGTCGTCAGGAGTATCTGCTGATGAAGCTGCTGAAAGTTGAGAAGCAAATTGCTAAGAAAAAGGAGCAGAACCGCACATTGAAATCGAGCTTAAATAAGTTCTAA
- the LOC26513694 gene encoding uncharacterized protein LOC26513694 produces the protein MFRTLSIEPNKIEDRSKEEVRANLVVFAVTCALIRFIPIIVRKISS, from the coding sequence ATGTTTCGCACACTGTCCATCGAGCCGAACAAAATCGAGGACCGCTCCAAGGAAGAGGTCCGTGCCAATCTTGTGGTCTTCGCCGTGACTTGTGCCCTGATTCGATTCATTCCGATTATTGTTAGGAAAATATCCTCATAG
- the LOC6506403 gene encoding general transcriptional corepressor trfA isoform X2 gives MEEKQAKDESFSPVCNVEDCSSSLEASSLDDQKDVPSIPLPVDETAKSLVIGIVEEVICLTTTTMKGNEADNADIPEPKLSPDNPDLQPEENSNGKKAVVGEIEELNRSFSEKVDSQPKESNIAELLEPKLSFNENPEAPPEEENEKKADISNPECSPTKTDNLGNESLDETAFSKDLLSSTILKEKENDMSDTTLTPEKTANKPEESFEKAEQNELLESGELQDSTLEPGQLSDKTIIASKGSDLEDGEVSGGDDDVKSNPTDVFQADVPICRFYVRSACTWGRNCRFRHPEPTPKGKYQMFENKVLPVATSAPLPPTWSGFIPPSVDPYQPERLARPRQTTPSPYCLNDMDTDPYYSHNQIEVHERAPLLPTPTFTYVAPPQKILHYPVEMERSIRREPAPPPPPPPPPPKQRPVVWESRHSSSSPSSTTLQESPTSSSSLLISPPRCLHSARRPSVIRKPSPYRRTIRPEPKRRRLSSSSSSSSTTTDSGSSNTSREIKSKESRKRRSNNSTSRHRERHSSRTPVHTSSKRATPGAPKKSRLEDEKSESAKKKQSRQEYLLMKLLKVEKQIAKKKEQNRTLKSSLNKF, from the exons ATGGAGGAAAAACAAGCTAAGGACGAGTCCTTTAGCCCCGTTTGCAACGTAGAGGATTGTTCAAG TTCCTTGGAAGCTTCCTCCCTAGATGATCAAAAAGATGTGCCTTCAATTCCGCTTCCCGTGGACGAAACCGCCAAAAGTTTAGTTATCGGAATAGTCGAAGAGGTGATCTGCCTAACTACTACAACTATGAAAGGAAACGAAGCTGACAATGCAGACATCCCAGAACCAAAGCTTTCACCTGATAACCCCGATCTTCAGCCGGAAGAAAACAGCAACGGGAAGAAAGCAGTCGTTGGAGAAATAGAGGAACTAAACCGCTCTTTTTCAGAGAAAGTTGATTCTCAGCCAAAAGAAAGCAACATTGCAGAACTCCTGGAACCAAAGCTTTCTTTTAATGAAAACCCTGAAGCTCCGCCTGAAGAAGAGAATGAAAAGAAAGCTGACATTTCAAACCCTGAATGTTCGCCTACTAAAACAGACAACTTGGGAAATGAATCTCTTGATGAAACTGCCTTTTCTAAGGACCTTCTTAGTTCTACGATTTTGAAAGAGAAGGAAAATGACATGTCAGACACTACTTTAACTCCAGAAAAAACTGCGAATAAGCCTGAAGAAAGCTTCGAAAAAGCCGAACAGAATGAACTCCTCGAATCTGGTGAACTGCAAGATTCCACCTTGGAACCTGGACAACTGTCTGATAAAACAATTATAGCTTCAAAGGGGTCTGACCTAGAGGACGGCGAAGTGTCCGGGGGAGATGATGATGTTAAATCCAATCCCACTGATGTATTTCAAGCCGATGTGCCGATTTGTCGCTTCTATGTGCGCAGTGCCTGTACTTGGGGCAGAAATTGTCGTTTTCGGCATCCGGAACCCACTCCTAAGGGCAAATATCAGATGTTTGAAAATAAGGTGCTGCCTGTCGCTACCTCCGCTCCTCTGCCACCAA cgtGGTCTGGTTTTATACCGCCAAGTGTGGATCCTTACCAGCCGGAGAGATTAGCTAGGCCACGACAAACAACTCCATCTCCGTACTGTCTCAATGATATGGATACGGATCCCTATTACTCACATAATCAAATAGAAGTCCACGAACGAGCTCCTCTTCTGCCAACACCCACCTTTACTTATGTCGCTCCACCGCAAAAGATTCTTCATTATCCTGTTGAAATGGAGCGGTCTATTCGAAGAGAGCCAGcaccgccaccaccgcctccaccgccaccgcccAAACAGAGGCCGGTGGTTTGGGAAAGCCGACACAGCAGCAGTTCTCCATCTTCAACCACTCTGCAGGAGTCGCCCACGAGCAGCAGCTCTCTCCTGATTTCACCGCCTCGTTGCTTGCATTCCGCAAGACGGCCCAGTGTTATTCGAAAACCCTCGCCGTACCGTCGCACCATTCGCCCAGAGCCGAAAAGACGCCGTCTCAGTTCTAGCTCCTCGAGTTCGAGTACCACAACCGATTCTGGTAGCTCCAACACTTCAAGGGAGATAAAGTCGAAAGAATCGAGAAAGAGACGATCCAATAATTCGACTTCTCGACATCGTGAAAGGCACAGTTCTCGGACTCCAGTCCACACTTCATCGAAAAGGGCCACACCCGGTGCTCCAAAGAAATCGCGTCTGGAGGACGAAAAGTCTGAGAGTGCCAAAAAGAAGCAAAGTCGTCAGGAGTATCTGCTGATGAAGCTGCTGAAAGTTGAGAAGCAAATTGCTAAGAAAAAGGAGCAGAACCGCACATTGAAATCGAGCTTAAATAAGTTCTAA
- the LOC6504194 gene encoding protein tiptop isoform X2 → MMLHEAVMLEIYRQALSASELASPRCQSRESNASAGGAGGGGVGVLPSDVRCPSNESHCSANDCLTPAPTPTPTATPTSPHPVGLPLTATLPPAAAAALLPPQSAAMAAYLAAAQQNHLLLTNPLAAAASLVQQATQQAGESPPALDFSRKRASSEGEDEEEEEEPEQGHHPEADQDVQGDTGPLDLSVSTRKRQGPPDSPPARKVPRSISADYKSPLPPGSWVPPINPYLAAVAAKTGGLGNPKLGPSEASKALEKMSEMSRLETPPPGSHRNSAGVPNTSTSSSGSGGSAAGGGTSSGGRHSAWQSHWLNKGADTAKDVFKCVWCKQSFATLASLTTHMKETQHCGVQIPSPSASAGAGGASSGAPPASRLPASTSNSACSSSSSSTSSSSNSSKSELNMLIKETMPLPRKLVRGQDVWLGKGAEQTRQILKCMWCGQSFRSLAEMTSHMQETQHYTNIISQEQIISWKSGDDRERPSNGSQGPGGAPSAAASAASAPSSATAAAVSAVLTCKVCDQAFGTLKELSSHMAQQSHYKESPSSSVSPPAPGAGNSKRARQNRNEKRKKSLPVRKLLELERSSSNSSLDSALKPLRDFAAATKITCEKCGSKIETALFVEHIRKCLGESIPIPPRRPAQDRMPSPNAGLGGEKPPSVLNALEQLIEKSFESRGGGRSLGTPGGYSETGTPLGASILKRLGIDDSSDYTKPLMDAQAMHMMRSSYASRDRSASESSSASRVESSYTPDRQQATPRRTPDTPAPPPPPPPPPTTIKAEPMEAEQQAGAEEREGGTSSPRQHIQVKKEFSMEASRESPRSASESPAPQTVPATVADSGSLLALNSMFDQLSGAETNNNNNTGHCYNNNNPSSHISSKKPKAHPLAALQKLCETTDPPASNTRSAQSSAGSAAVASSSNGSDLVAFSWACNEAVLSASSGAGGDSSIIKCSFCDTPFGSKGAYRHHLSKVHFVKDAGEESPRLKSPAAQSPKSLPMASPKRSGSASRSPATAMQQPPPSPTINPYDESPQSKFLKYTELAKQLSSKNA, encoded by the exons GTCCGCGGCAATGGCTGCCTACCTGGCGGCCGCCCAGCAGAATCACCTGCTGCTCACGAATCCCCTGGCGGCGGCCGCCTCCCTGGTCCAGCAGGCCACCCAGCAGGCGGGCGAGTCCCCGCCAGCCCTGGACTTCAGCAGGAAGCGGGCCAGCAGCGAGGgtgaggacgaggaggaggaggaggagccggAGCAGGGCCACCACCCAGAGGCCGACCAAGATGTCCAGGGAGACACTGGGCCGCTGGACCTGTCGGTGAGCACGCGGAAGAGGCAGGGGCCACCCGATTCCCCGCCAGCCAGGAAGGTGCCGCGAAGCATCTCGGCCGACTACAAGTCCCCCCTGCCCCCCGGCAGCTGGGTGCCGCCCATCAACCCCTACCTGGCAGCGGTGGCGGCCAAAACCGGAGGTCTGGGCAACCCGAAACTGGGGCCAAGTGAAGCCAGCAAGGCGCTGGAGAAGATGAGCGAAATGAGTCGACTGGAGACGCCGCCACCAGGTAGCCACCGGAACTCAGCGGGAGTCCCCAACACATCAACGTCGTCGTCGGGATCCGGAGGATCGGCGGCCGGCGGAGGCACCAGTTCCGGTGGCCGACACAGCGCCTGGCAGTCCCACTGGCTGAACAAAGGAGCCGACACGGCCAAGGACGTGTTCAAGTGCGTGTGGTGCAAGCAGAGCTTCGCCACCCTGGCCAGCCTCACCACCCACATGAAGGAGACGCAGCACTGCGGCGTCCAGATACCATCGCCCTCCGCCTCGGCAGGAGCTGGTGGCGCCTCGAGTGGTGCTCCTCCCGCCTCGCGACTGCCCGCCTCCACCTCGAACTCGGCctgctccagcagcagcagctccacctccagctcctccaactcctcCAAGTCGGAGCTGAACATGCTGATCAAGGAGACGATGCCGCTGCCCAGGAAACTGGTGCGCGGCCAGGACGTCTGGCTGGGCAAGGGGGCGGAGCAGACGCGCCAGATCCTCAAGTGCATGTGGTGCGGCCAGAGCTTCCGTTCGCTGGCCGAGATGACCAGCCACATGCAGGAGACCCAGCACTACACCAACATCATATCCCAGGAGCAGATAATATCCTGGAAGTCGGGCGACGACCGGGAGCGGCCCTCCAACGGCAGTCAGGGTCCAGGAGGTGCTCCTTCGGCAGCTGCCTCGGCCGCTTCCGCCCCCTCCAGTGCCACGGCCGCGGCGGTGAGTGCCGTGCTGACCTGCAAGGTGTGCGACCAGGCCTTCGGCACCCTCAAGGAGCTCAGCAGCCACATGGCCCAGCAGTCGCACTACAAGGAGTCGCCCTCCTCCTCCGTGTCCCCGCCGGCACCGGGCGCGGGCAACTCGAAGAGGGCCCGCCAGAATCGCAACGAGAAGCGCAAGAAATCCCTGCCGGTCCGGAAGCTCCTCGAGCTGGAGCGCTCCAGCTCGAACTCCAGCCTGGACTCGGCCCTGAAGCCGTTGCGGGACTTCGCGGCCGCCACGAAGATCACCTGCGAGAAGTGCGGCAGCAAGATAGAGACGGCGCTGTTCGTGGAGCACATCCGGAAGTGCCTGGGCGAGAGCATACCGATCCCGCCCAGGAGGCCGGCCCAGGATCGCATGCCCAGCCCCAACGCTGGACTGGGGGGGGAAAAGCCGCCGTCGGTGCTGAACGCCCTGGAGCAGCTCATCGAGAAGAGCTTCGAGTCGAGGGGCGGAGGACGCAGTCTGGGCACTCCTGGTGGCTACTCCGAGACCGGCACTCCACTGGGCGCCAGCATCCTGAAGCGCTTGGGCATCGACGACAGCAGCGACTACACCAAGCCGCTGATGGACGCCCAGGCGATGCACATGATGCGCTCCTCTTACGCCTCCCGGGACCGCAGTGCCAGCGAATCGAGCTCCGCCAGCCGGGTGGAGTCCTCCTACACCCCGGACAGGCAACAGGCCACGCCCCGTAGGACTCCGGACACGCCAGCGCCACCacctccgccgccgccaccgcccaCCACGATCAAGGCGGAGCCGATGGAGGCGGAGCAGCAGGCGGGAGCCGAGGAGCGAGAGGGCGGCACCTCCAGTCCCCGGCAGCACATCCAGGTGAAGAAGGAGTTCTCCATGGAGGCGAGTCGGGAGAGTCCTCGGTCGGCCAGTGAGTCGCCGGCGCCGCAGACTGTCCCCGCCACAGTGGCGGACAGTGGCAGCCTCCTGGCCCTGAACTCCATGTTCGATCAGCTGAGCGGGGCGGAgacgaacaacaacaacaacacag GACActgctacaacaacaacaaccccTCGAGCCACATCTCCTCGAAGAAGCCCAAGGCCCATCCCCTGGCCGCTCTCCAAAAGCTGTGCGAGACCACAGACCCCCCCGCCTCGAACACTCGCAGTGCCCAGTCCTCCGCAGGATCAGCGGCGGTCGCCTCCTCCTCGAACGGCAGCGACCTGGTGGCCTTCAGCTGGGCCTGCAACGAGGCCGTCCTCAGCGCCAGCAGCGGCGCCGGCGGCGACTCCTCCATCATCAAGTGCTCCTTCTGTGATACGCCGTTCGGGTCGAAGGGCGCCTACCGCCACCACCTCTCCAAGGTGCACTTCGTGAAGGACGCCGGCGAGGAGTCGCCGCGTCTCAAGTCCCCGGCCGCCCAGAGCCCCAAGTCCTTGCCGATGGCCTCGCCCAAGAGATCCGGATCCGCCTCCCGGAGTCCTGCCACAGCCATGCAGCAGCCGCCTCCCTCGCCCACCATCAATCCCTACGACGAGAGTCCGCAGTCCAAGTTCCTCAAGTACACGGAGCTGGCCAAGCAGTTGTCCTCCAAGAATGCCTAA
- the LOC6504197 gene encoding uncharacterized protein LOC6504197: protein MENSRVLRCTNVVLLLTGYQIYWFDIKSQRFVLSLPGAVNIFVLGCVYAGCFSQHFNPKSSLLNLLHDVSPFLFGLTRMQLLLGVKALAYAVYSSFKAIGAINSLVESLPRNNNGISKDEVIAYAMLTSTFGVLSCFGFYIAFEMKFELPPLQDAMIGVALFMPHWILAGSVRLYTILAWLTRGQMEHLQKNIEEVLSANLTKEEPNLASTSFTVSASNTSLDYLESLRRRLEILGARFNYIFKALQHSLIFLFGLNFNCLLGGIYSFIYYRNTWHVLFEDRKQRIFYAANASIYACIACDYICLLFVQFMMENKRLSFVKSLDMTLSPRSALPKKMRSFVKDIKVILSKKFQSKFHSIWRFDITHFSLLVFLQMIIIALVVVFLYLNDEINLLRDELNSKDDE from the exons atggaaaaCTCGCGGGTGCTGAGGTGTACGAATGTGGTTCTATTACTAACCGGTTACCAAATATATTGGTTCGATATCAAGTCACAGAGATTCGTGTTGTCCTTGCCAGGAGCGGTTAACATCTTTGTTCTGGGTTGTGTCTATGCCGGTTGTTTTTCACAGCATTTTAATCCAAAATCTTCGCTTTTGAATCTCCTCCACGATGTATCGCCATTCCTATTTGGACTAACCAGAATGCAGCTGCTCTTGGGAGTGAAGGCACTGGCCTACGCCGTTTACTCCTCGTTTAAGGCTATTGGAGCCATTAACTCCCTCGTGGAATCACTTCCTCGCAATAATAATGGAATTAGCAAAGATGAGGTCATAGCCTACGCAATGCTGACTTCTACGTTTGGTGTCCTTTCCTGTTTCGGGTTCTATATAGCCTTCGAAATGAAGTTCGAGCTGCCTCCACTCCAGGATGCCATGATCGGAGTGGCTCTGTTCATGCCCCACTGGATATTGGCGGGATCTGTGAGGTTATATACCATTTTGGCCTGGTTAACTCGTGGGCAGATGGAGCATCTCCAGAAGAACATAGAAGAAGTGTTAAGTGCTAATCTGACTAAAGAGGAACCCAACTTGGCTTCCACCTCCTTCACAGTTTCTGCGAGTAACACGAGTCTGGATTATCTGGAAAGCCTCCGGAGAAGATTGGAGATACTTGGCGCCAgatttaattacattttcaaGGCCCTTCAGCACTCACTGATTTTCCTATTCGGTCTGAACTTTAACTGCCTTTTGGGTGGTATATATTCCTTTATTTACTACCGAAATACTTGGCATGTCCTCTTCGAGGATCGCAAACAAAGAATATTCTATGCCGCAAATGCTTCCATCTATGCCTGCATAGCCTGTGATTACATATGCCTATTGTTTGTTCAGTTTATGATGGAAAATAAG CGTTTAAGCTTTGTGAAATCTTTGGATATGACTTTGTCCCCGCGAAGTGCTTTGCCGAAGAAAATGCGTTCTTTTGTAAAGGACATCAAAGTTATACTTTCCAAGAAATTTCAATCAAAATTTCATTCTATATGGCGTTTTGATATTACCCACTTTAGTCTG CTTGTTTTCCTTCAAATGATAATAATAGCCTTGGTTGTggtatttctttatttaaatgatgaAATTAATTTGCTGAGGGACGAATTAAATAGTAAAGATgatgaataa
- the LOC116656019 gene encoding uncharacterized protein LOC116656019: MNIGFISLLGLSFIAIVPGDIKTRHTNLKCDFPDLSYVEVKICRLKVLGRGKIGATVYLKLLKLPIKAISVNFSVFKKLSGYHPFLFNVTVDLCHFLKHPNRFHVFYYFYGAMKPFMNMNHSCPLNVSILKTIHDFILKDFVLSDQMFSKVSGPVGSYMFLIKIITENVVRGTITSYLDINVDN, from the exons ATGAATATCGGATTTATTAGTCTTTTGGGATTATCCTTCATAGCCATAGTTCCTGGTGATATAAAAACACGTCACACGAACTTAAAGTGCGACTTCCCGGACTTATCATACGTGGAAGTGAAAATATGCCGTCTAAAGGTTTTGGGGCGTGGCAAAATAGGAGCAACGGTCTATCTAAAACTTTTAAAGCTGCCCATTAAAGCAATAAGCGTTAATTTTTCCGTctttaaaaaactttccgGCTACcatccatttttatttaacgTAACCGTGGATCTTTGTCACTTCTTGAAACATCCAAATCGCTTCCACGTCTTCTACTACTTTTATGGAGCCATGAAGCCCTTCATGAATATGAACCATAGTTGTCCCTTAAACGTAAGTATACTCAAAACTATT CACGATTTCATATTAAAGGACTTTGTTCTGAGTGATCAGATGTTCTCTAAAGTCTCAGGCCCAGTCGGCAGTTACAtgtttttaatcaaaattatCACGGAAAACGTTGTGCGAGGAACCATAACTTCGTATTTGGATATAAACGTTGATAACTAG